The following proteins are encoded in a genomic region of Zea mays cultivar B73 chromosome 9, Zm-B73-REFERENCE-NAM-5.0, whole genome shotgun sequence:
- the LOC100273804 gene encoding uncharacterized protein LOC100273804: MESTAGPRKRQKAASASGSVAPYLPQELVRNILLRLPSRSVLRFRAVCKDWLRIVSDREFAADHNRHQPAMPLVSFLRSAAGSKRGQTDCCVDAFDLSADSFRSVVRFADKGTRCSSFDIHGSCDGLLLLSFDARFYVCNPATHQWTRLPAPLRASWLAGFYRHEPTGEYRALFYRGQWPGTDYYIMVADSRKGRGIGLPSEKYGYKFRRQPYSLPVLLRGHLHWMAAIEGYDYEMLAFNTTTEKFTVMCPPVVRWHMSLAEVGNELALLSCGHQVPMLELWILKDYENKSWVCTHWIRLPELKMSTFAFDDFSRMIFVSEKGVLIATPEQKLLRYDLNGTLLESFPCNNGSHLKITPYTFKESLVRHAFFETPDCNADGHEDEDEPEPPPFFLGL, from the coding sequence ATGGAGAGCACCGCGGGTCCGAGGAAGAGGCAGAAGGCCGCCTCGGCCTCTGGATCCGTGGCCCCGTACTTGCCCCAGGAGCTCGTACGGAACATCCTCCTCCGCCTGCCTTCCAGGTCCGTCCTCCGCTTCCGCGCCGTTTGCAAGGACTGGCTCCGGATCGTCTCCGACCGCGAGTTCGCGGCCGACCACAACCGCCACCAGCCGGCGATGCCCCTCGTCTCCTTCCTCCGCAGCGCCGCCGGTAGCAAGAGGGGGCAGACGGACTGCTGCGTCGACGCATTTGACCTCAGCGCCGACAGTTTCCGGTCCGTCGTCCGGTTCGCCGACAAGGGGACGCGGTGCAGCAGCTTCGACATCCACGGCTCCTGCGACGGTCTCCTCCTTCTCAGCTTCGATGCCCGCTTCTACGTTTGCAACCCGGCAACGCACCAGTGGACGCGCCTCCCGGCGCCCCTCCGCGCCTCGTGGCTCGCCGGCTTCTACCGCCACGAGCCCACCGGAGAGTACCGGGCCTTGTTCTACCGGGGCCAGTGGCCCGGGACGGACTACTACATCATGGTGGCGGACTCCAGGAAAGGGAGGGGAATTGGCCTGCCGTCGGAGAAATATGGGTACAAGTTCAGGAGACAACCGTATAGCCTGCCGGTCCTGCTCCGCGGCCACCTCCACTGGATGGCAGCCATTGAAGGCTACGACTACGAGATGTTGGCGTTCAACACGACGACTGAAAAGTTCACGGTTATGTGCCCTCCTGTGGTTCGGTGGCACATGTCGCTAGCTGAGGTGGGCAACGAGCTCGCGTTGTTGAGCTGCGGCCACCAGGTCCCGATGCTCGAGCTCTGGATTCTGAAGGATTACGAGAACAAGAGCTGGGTCTGCACGCACTGGATTCGGCTGCCGGAGTTGAAGATGAGCACCTTCGCGTTCGATGACTTCTCGCGAATGATTTTCGTGTCAGAAAAGGGAGTTCTGATAGCCACCCCGGAGCAGAAGCTGTTGCGCTATGACCTGAATGGGACTCTGCTGGAAAGCTTCCCTTGCAATAATGGCAGCCATCTCAAGATTACTCCGTACACCTTCAAGGAGAGCCTCGTTCGGCATGCATTCTTTGAGACACCGGATTGCAATGCCGATGGtcatgaagatgaagatgaaCCAGAACCACCACCTTTCTTCCTGGGGCTGTAG